The Amycolatopsis sp. DG1A-15b genome window below encodes:
- the smpB gene encoding SsrA-binding protein SmpB, translated as MPKERGQKVIVSNRKARHDYSILDTYECGLVLVGTEVKSLREGKASLADAFATVDDGEVWLRNVHIPEYTQGTWTNHMPRRTRKLLLHRREIEKLIGKTKESGLSLVPLSMYFKDGKVKVEIALAQGKKAYDKRQTLAKRDADRDIRKAMGRALKGRFTE; from the coding sequence ATGCCCAAGGAACGTGGCCAGAAGGTGATCGTGTCGAACCGCAAGGCGCGGCACGATTACTCCATCCTCGACACCTACGAGTGCGGTCTCGTGCTCGTGGGAACCGAGGTCAAGAGCCTGCGCGAGGGCAAGGCGTCGCTGGCGGACGCGTTCGCGACGGTCGACGACGGCGAAGTCTGGCTGCGCAACGTGCACATCCCGGAGTACACGCAGGGCACGTGGACCAACCACATGCCGCGGCGCACCCGGAAGCTGCTGCTGCACCGGCGCGAGATCGAGAAGCTCATCGGCAAGACCAAGGAGAGCGGGCTCTCGCTGGTGCCGCTGTCGATGTACTTCAAGGACGGCAAGGTCAAGGTCGAGATCGCGCTGGCCCAGGGCAAGAAGGCCTACGACAAGCGGCAGACGCTCGCCAAGCGCGACGCGGACCGCGACATCAGGAAGGCCATGGGCCGCGCCCTGAAGGGCCGGTTCACGGAGTGA
- a CDS encoding acyltransferase gives MHTSRDRFLDVVRAGAILAVIAQHWIMPVLSYSDGHLATGNALATPGWWVVTWLSQVMPLVFFAGGAANLISFRRAGSTQQWLAGRIKRLMVPVLPLMAVWLIVPDFLRGLGVPPQPLQVGSAIAAQLLWFLAVYVLVVLLTPLMVAAHRRWGLKVPLVMGAAGILVDVARFNDFGYIGYANAIFVWVAVHQLGFHYVEGRLGSLTRRGALALSAAGFGVTASLVAFGPYPASMIGMPGAPVSNMSPPTVLLAFLAVGQIGLLLAFRPQLNALAARPGIGDALGWLGARFMSVYLWHMPALIVVAGVTVYGLGYETPTPGTVFWLVMAPAWFAACGMVLFGLLRLFAHFEMQRDTAVATAKVPQLVAAGLMVSGGLLGLAAHGFAPLSDGIARGPVPWVVLATAGFLLAGKQIPVVDLLGRAVTVSERATLPGLKR, from the coding sequence ATGCACACGAGCCGGGACAGGTTCCTCGACGTCGTCCGGGCGGGGGCCATCCTCGCCGTCATCGCCCAGCACTGGATCATGCCGGTGCTCTCCTACTCCGACGGGCACCTCGCCACCGGCAACGCCCTGGCGACGCCGGGCTGGTGGGTCGTGACCTGGTTGTCGCAGGTGATGCCCCTGGTCTTCTTCGCCGGCGGCGCGGCCAACCTGATCTCTTTCCGCCGCGCCGGGTCCACGCAGCAGTGGCTCGCCGGGCGCATCAAGCGCCTGATGGTGCCGGTGCTGCCGCTGATGGCGGTCTGGCTGATCGTGCCGGACTTCCTGCGCGGCCTGGGCGTCCCGCCGCAGCCGTTACAGGTCGGCAGCGCGATCGCCGCGCAGCTGCTGTGGTTCCTCGCGGTGTACGTGCTCGTCGTGCTGCTCACGCCGCTCATGGTGGCCGCGCACCGGCGCTGGGGCCTGAAGGTGCCGCTCGTCATGGGCGCGGCGGGCATCCTCGTCGACGTCGCGCGCTTCAACGACTTCGGTTACATCGGTTACGCCAACGCGATCTTCGTCTGGGTCGCCGTGCACCAGCTGGGCTTCCACTACGTCGAAGGCCGCCTCGGCTCGCTGACCCGCCGTGGCGCGCTGGCGCTGTCGGCGGCCGGGTTCGGCGTCACGGCGTCGCTGGTGGCGTTCGGACCGTACCCGGCCAGCATGATCGGCATGCCGGGCGCGCCGGTGTCGAACATGAGCCCGCCGACCGTGCTGCTCGCCTTCCTCGCCGTCGGCCAGATCGGCCTGCTGCTCGCCTTCCGCCCGCAGCTCAACGCGCTCGCGGCGCGCCCCGGCATCGGCGACGCCCTCGGCTGGCTCGGCGCGCGGTTCATGAGCGTCTACCTCTGGCACATGCCGGCGCTGATCGTGGTGGCGGGCGTGACGGTGTACGGCCTCGGCTACGAGACGCCGACCCCGGGCACCGTGTTCTGGCTGGTCATGGCGCCGGCGTGGTTCGCGGCGTGCGGGATGGTGCTGTTCGGGCTGCTCCGGTTGTTCGCGCACTTCGAAATGCAACGCGACACCGCGGTCGCGACGGCGAAGGTGCCGCAGCTGGTCGCGGCCGGGCTGATGGTTTCGGGTGGCCTGCTCGGCCTGGCGGCGCACGGGTTCGCCCCGCTGTCGGACGGCATCGCGCGCGGCCCGGTGCCGTGGGTGGTGCTGGCGACGGCCGGGTTCCTCCTCGCCGGCAAGCAGATCCCGGTGGTCGACCTGCTGGGCCGCGCGGTCACCGTGAGCGAACGCGCCACCCTGCCCGGCCTCAAGCGCTGA
- a CDS encoding amidohydrolase family protein: protein MTPGPASDADVARWTASLGLPGLVDLHVHFLPKPVMDKVWAYFDRASTHYGTEWPVHYRTSEQDRLDTLRSLGVTRFAPLVYPHKPGMAEWLTDWALEFAARVPAAVPTGTFYPEPGAGSAVDAALRAGARVFKAHVQVGAYDPRDDLLKPVWGALADAGVPVVVHCGHGPLRGDFTGLSVFEEVLARHPRLTAVLAHAAMPEFGTAFDLMAKYPRVHLDTTMVGVPFAEAMSPLPPDWTARLAEFADRVVLGTDFPNIPYSYATQLQAIAGWAADDRLGEPFLRAVLHDTPLRLLSA from the coding sequence GTGACACCCGGCCCGGCTTCCGACGCGGACGTCGCGCGCTGGACGGCGTCGCTGGGCCTGCCGGGCCTGGTCGACCTGCACGTCCACTTCCTGCCGAAGCCGGTGATGGACAAGGTCTGGGCGTATTTCGACCGGGCCTCGACGCACTACGGCACCGAGTGGCCGGTGCACTACCGGACGTCCGAACAGGACCGGCTGGACACGCTGCGCTCGCTGGGCGTGACGCGCTTCGCGCCGCTGGTCTACCCGCACAAGCCGGGGATGGCGGAGTGGCTGACGGACTGGGCGCTCGAGTTCGCCGCCCGGGTGCCGGCCGCCGTGCCGACCGGCACGTTCTACCCCGAGCCCGGCGCCGGGTCCGCTGTGGACGCTGCGCTGCGCGCCGGCGCCCGGGTGTTCAAGGCGCACGTCCAGGTGGGCGCGTACGACCCGCGCGACGACCTGCTGAAGCCCGTGTGGGGTGCGCTGGCCGACGCCGGCGTCCCGGTCGTCGTCCACTGTGGACACGGACCGTTGCGGGGTGACTTCACCGGGTTGTCGGTGTTCGAAGAGGTCCTCGCCCGGCACCCGCGGCTGACGGCGGTGCTCGCGCACGCGGCGATGCCCGAGTTCGGGACGGCCTTCGACCTGATGGCGAAGTACCCGCGGGTGCACCTGGACACGACGATGGTGGGCGTGCCGTTCGCCGAAGCGATGTCGCCGCTGCCGCCGGACTGGACGGCACGGCTGGCGGAGTTCGCCGATCGCGTCGTGCTGGGCACGGACTTCCCGAACATCCCGTACTCCTACGCGACGCAGCTGCAGGCGATCGCCGGCTGGGCGGCCGACGATCGCCTGGGGGAGCCGTTCCTGCGGGCCGTCCTGCACGACACCCCGCTGCGGCTGCTCAGCGCTTGA
- the ftsX gene encoding permease-like cell division protein FtsX, whose translation MRASFVFSEVVTGLRRNVTMTIAMMLTTAVSLAMLGGGLLAVRTIDKMKSNFLADVEVSVYLTDDISATDKSCTQALCQSLRTSLQSNNGVESVVFENRDQAFDRFKKIFESQPELVALTGPESLPASLHVKLKDPDRSDAIVQEYANKPGVRKVDDQKKFLDRVFNAFNGVRNMAFGAALIMAIAALLLIANTIQVSAFTRRTEVGIMRLVGATRWYTQLPFLLEAVVAGAVGAVLGIIMLVLTKVSFLDAVFTGDVFPKITTLELLFPVAPILLGVSVVISAITGYVTLRLYVRH comes from the coding sequence ATGCGCGCCAGTTTCGTCTTCAGTGAGGTAGTCACCGGCCTGCGCCGGAACGTCACGATGACCATCGCGATGATGCTGACCACGGCCGTGTCGCTCGCCATGCTCGGCGGCGGCCTCCTCGCCGTGCGGACGATCGACAAGATGAAGTCCAACTTCCTCGCCGACGTCGAGGTTTCCGTCTACCTCACCGACGACATCAGCGCGACCGACAAGAGCTGCACGCAGGCGCTGTGCCAGTCGCTGCGGACCTCGCTGCAGAGCAACAACGGTGTCGAATCGGTCGTGTTCGAGAACCGCGACCAGGCCTTCGACCGGTTCAAGAAGATCTTCGAGAGCCAGCCGGAGCTGGTCGCGCTCACCGGTCCCGAGTCGCTGCCCGCGTCGCTGCACGTGAAGCTGAAGGACCCGGACCGCAGCGACGCGATCGTGCAGGAGTACGCGAACAAGCCGGGCGTGCGGAAGGTCGACGACCAGAAGAAGTTCCTCGACCGCGTCTTCAACGCCTTCAACGGCGTCCGCAACATGGCCTTCGGCGCCGCGCTCATCATGGCCATCGCCGCGCTGCTGCTGATCGCCAACACGATCCAGGTGTCCGCGTTCACCCGGCGCACCGAGGTCGGCATCATGCGGCTGGTCGGCGCGACGCGGTGGTACACGCAGCTGCCGTTCCTCCTGGAGGCGGTGGTCGCCGGCGCGGTCGGTGCGGTCCTCGGGATCATCATGCTGGTGCTGACCAAGGTGAGTTTCCTCGACGCGGTGTTCACCGGCGACGTCTTCCCGAAGATCACCACGCTGGAGCTGCTGTTCCCGGTCGCGCCGATCCTGCTCGGGGTGTCCGTGGTGATCTCCGCCATCACCGGCTACGTCACGCTGCGCCTGTACGTCCGGCACTAG